In one Spirosoma rigui genomic region, the following are encoded:
- a CDS encoding right-handed parallel beta-helix repeat-containing protein has translation MESPDLVLKLVRDYVNDYTSLLQGMLNAHQSATFTMPLGNYPVSSLKVPVGLTLNVPTGATIQALAMPKVGNDSIALLTLSSRSRLEGDGVIDGNRFQRKHGSAVLIAGQANGVSVSGVRIVEAAEQGIQVVGSRGIVIDSVSVSGCGIPGTTDQYQAINLVISSDVEVRRCNLSDAQHGVQWWGDETNGLCENIIIYKNEIRDVTGGAWGHLGKNVSVVRNKIKRCKDVGVDFETTFDSESIGNEVSNCLNHALSVFNGSKNILFRGDKVNQEQEWGGGIGLYGPVANTGIRFEGGSIQTFGAAGQGLGTVGSGVASKVTLTGYSIEVNHPSAMPIRVLDANRFYIVENPLIAGYHSIGVSLEGSSDSVVKGNLLRNMNPTSGSKGVFLYWRGAQHPTKRTVVEENRLEGYEQIADDCWGDNNSCNVIRDNEVAQVTHRGTSSYTGIIQNNKTLAGSPSVVSVIS, from the coding sequence ATGGAGTCTCCTGATTTAGTCCTGAAGTTGGTGCGTGATTACGTAAACGACTACACTTCTTTGTTGCAGGGCATGCTGAATGCTCACCAGTCGGCAACGTTTACCATGCCCCTTGGTAACTATCCGGTATCGAGCCTGAAGGTGCCTGTGGGCTTAACGCTAAACGTCCCCACTGGAGCAACGATCCAGGCATTAGCCATGCCAAAAGTCGGTAACGATTCGATTGCCCTATTGACACTATCGAGCCGGTCCCGGCTGGAAGGGGATGGAGTGATCGACGGCAATCGTTTTCAGCGAAAGCATGGATCGGCCGTCCTGATCGCTGGCCAGGCGAACGGAGTGTCGGTGTCAGGAGTTCGCATCGTTGAGGCCGCTGAACAGGGTATACAGGTCGTAGGATCGAGGGGCATCGTCATTGACAGTGTTTCTGTATCCGGATGCGGTATTCCCGGAACCACTGATCAGTATCAGGCAATCAACCTGGTTATATCCAGCGATGTGGAGGTACGTAGATGCAACCTGAGCGATGCTCAGCATGGGGTCCAGTGGTGGGGCGACGAGACCAATGGCCTTTGCGAGAACATCATAATTTACAAAAACGAGATCAGAGACGTGACGGGCGGAGCCTGGGGCCACCTGGGTAAAAATGTGTCAGTCGTTCGTAACAAGATCAAGCGTTGCAAAGATGTAGGCGTCGATTTTGAAACTACGTTCGATTCGGAGTCCATTGGTAACGAGGTTTCCAACTGTTTGAACCACGCGCTATCAGTTTTTAACGGGTCGAAGAACATCCTCTTTAGGGGCGACAAAGTTAACCAGGAGCAGGAGTGGGGCGGGGGTATCGGTTTATATGGTCCGGTGGCAAACACGGGCATTCGCTTTGAAGGGGGAAGTATTCAAACGTTTGGTGCTGCTGGTCAGGGTTTGGGCACGGTTGGCTCCGGTGTGGCCTCGAAGGTGACGTTGACAGGTTACAGTATTGAAGTCAATCACCCAAGTGCTATGCCGATCCGGGTGCTGGATGCCAATCGCTTTTACATCGTAGAAAACCCGTTGATTGCAGGCTATCACTCCATTGGTGTGTCGCTGGAGGGATCAAGTGATTCAGTTGTGAAAGGAAACCTGCTACGGAATATGAACCCCACCAGCGGATCAAAAGGGGTATTCCTGTACTGGCGAGGTGCCCAGCATCCTACCAAACGGACGGTAGTCGAGGAGAACAGGCTTGAAGGCTATGAGCAAATTGCCGATGACTGCTGGGGTGATAATAACTCCTGTAATGTTATCAGAGATAATGAGGTTGCTCAGGTAACTCATCGGGGCACGAGCAGCTATACCGGAATTATTCAGAACAACAAAACACTGGCTGGTAGCCCTTCTGTTGTTTCGGTGATTTCATAG
- a CDS encoding S49 family peptidase — translation MTGLSFTGLYFLHKPFADRMAGIIVPRINAGQEPIPTLFQQGALKSAASLSEDQERRLRWESRAKNSELVMDEVFDEYGQFDREKYDLFLYRRAGGGSVAVIPIDGPMARVGYCGAGGNEYLTRILKLAAVHPLIKSVILKVNTPGGTVDSTRMLADAVKNFPKRIYVWTNFCASAGYYVASQADEIWMEDQSVSEVGSIGVLMVYTDSSEALKKEGYKITIYRADGSENKAQMNGIEPVTPEMEAELKTSLNEIRQEFLGYVRRGRAGKLTSCEWEDASMFGPKKALTIGLADRVGSLDELIQYAT, via the coding sequence ATGACTGGACTGTCTTTTACAGGTCTTTATTTTCTCCACAAGCCCTTTGCCGATCGCATGGCCGGTATTATCGTGCCCCGTATCAATGCCGGGCAGGAGCCAATACCAACCCTTTTTCAGCAGGGGGCGCTGAAATCCGCTGCGAGTCTTTCCGAGGATCAGGAACGCCGGCTACGCTGGGAAAGCCGGGCCAAAAATTCGGAGCTCGTCATGGACGAAGTCTTCGACGAGTATGGCCAGTTCGACCGCGAAAAATACGATCTGTTCCTGTATCGCCGGGCCGGTGGTGGATCGGTTGCCGTCATTCCCATCGATGGCCCCATGGCCAGAGTGGGCTACTGCGGTGCCGGGGGAAATGAATACCTGACCCGAATCCTGAAGCTGGCTGCAGTTCATCCGCTGATTAAGTCCGTCATCCTGAAAGTGAATACGCCAGGGGGAACGGTCGACTCGACCCGGATGCTGGCCGATGCCGTTAAGAACTTCCCCAAACGCATCTACGTCTGGACCAACTTCTGCGCTTCTGCCGGCTACTACGTGGCCAGCCAGGCTGACGAGATCTGGATGGAAGACCAGTCGGTGTCTGAGGTTGGCTCGATCGGGGTGCTGATGGTGTATACCGATTCGTCGGAAGCACTCAAAAAGGAAGGCTACAAAATCACCATTTACCGGGCTGACGGATCGGAGAATAAAGCCCAGATGAACGGCATCGAGCCCGTTACACCCGAAATGGAGGCTGAGCTAAAAACGTCGCTCAACGAAATCCGTCAGGAGTTTCTGGGCTACGTCCGTCGGGGCCGGGCCGGCAAGCTCACCTCTTGCGAGTGGGAAGATGCCAGCATGTTTGGGCCCAAGAAAGCCCTGACCATTGGGCTGGCCGACCGGGTCGGGTCGCTCGACGAACTCATCCAATACGCAACATAA
- a CDS encoding C40 family peptidase, with amino-acid sequence MRFLTGLLWALLFVHCPAVGQSTPDSKRRSVVEQRQAVTEVAVQFVGTREIGQNRGPVYTLFIKPYGYGPGTMYCGLFCHHVFVTAAVKHGVQGPALAANWARPASVIVWKNSHSVNGRVPLAGDLALYRFGGKRINHVEVIVNWPSLENYCWVIGGNTSNPDGKGEGVFLKKRLKSEMIVVSRITF; translated from the coding sequence ATGCGTTTTCTTACTGGCCTTCTTTGGGCTCTGCTTTTTGTTCATTGCCCTGCTGTCGGTCAATCTACCCCAGACAGTAAGCGTCGGTCGGTAGTCGAGCAGCGGCAGGCTGTTACGGAAGTAGCCGTTCAGTTTGTGGGCACCCGGGAGATCGGACAGAACAGGGGGCCGGTGTATACCCTGTTCATCAAGCCTTACGGGTACGGGCCTGGCACGATGTACTGCGGTTTGTTCTGCCATCACGTATTCGTAACGGCTGCAGTTAAGCATGGGGTTCAGGGACCGGCTCTGGCTGCCAACTGGGCTAGGCCGGCCAGCGTCATCGTCTGGAAAAACAGCCACTCGGTGAATGGCCGGGTGCCCCTGGCCGGTGATCTGGCCCTGTATCGATTCGGGGGTAAACGCATCAACCACGTCGAGGTGATTGTCAACTGGCCATCGCTGGAGAATTACTGCTGGGTGATCGGTGGTAACACCAGCAATCCGGATGGCAAAGGGGAGGGGGTATTTCTTAAAAAGCGGCTCAAGTCAGAAATGATCGTCGTGAGCCGCATTACATTCTAG
- a CDS encoding DUF6712 family protein yields MLVTTTLQFARHIGALFSKETYFQQLESFVQDVETKLIEPLLGEELLTELAQPGLDELHQKVRLYAERAIVWAAFQEVQVGYLYQFGNGGMVKVMPKEAKSLALWEIDTILSDTARKADAAIEQLINCLTREKENLPAWSTSEAYRKANALLIPTTILLNEALPEVSATHSMLARLQAFMPRTERRFVAGVLGSELYEELKAKLAGNITLTLAENQLWLHCRNLLGPITLWEALPSMSVLMLPDGIRIVSSFKGLNDQKAASDSKITDLRMSLWKTAEDAKGELKRFLNKTASATVFPSYFNSGLYLAPGTSSWKEVDNSGKKHLRL; encoded by the coding sequence ATGTTAGTTACTACTACCCTTCAGTTTGCCCGGCACATCGGTGCGCTCTTCTCGAAAGAAACGTATTTCCAGCAGCTGGAGTCGTTCGTGCAGGATGTGGAGACCAAGCTGATCGAACCCTTATTGGGAGAAGAGCTCCTGACGGAACTGGCTCAGCCTGGTCTCGACGAGTTGCACCAGAAAGTGCGGCTCTATGCCGAACGGGCTATCGTTTGGGCGGCATTTCAGGAGGTGCAGGTTGGCTACCTCTACCAGTTTGGTAATGGGGGTATGGTCAAAGTGATGCCCAAGGAAGCCAAATCTTTGGCTTTGTGGGAGATTGATACGATCCTGTCGGATACGGCCCGAAAAGCCGATGCTGCCATCGAGCAGCTGATCAACTGTTTGACCAGGGAAAAAGAAAACCTGCCGGCCTGGTCGACGTCCGAAGCCTACCGGAAAGCCAATGCTCTGCTGATCCCCACGACGATCCTGCTCAACGAAGCGCTGCCGGAAGTATCGGCCACCCATTCAATGCTGGCCCGGCTGCAGGCATTCATGCCCCGAACGGAGCGTCGTTTCGTCGCCGGGGTACTGGGCAGTGAGCTTTACGAGGAGCTCAAGGCGAAACTGGCTGGTAACATCACCCTGACGCTGGCTGAGAACCAGCTGTGGCTCCACTGCCGAAATCTGCTTGGGCCCATAACCTTGTGGGAAGCGCTGCCGTCGATGTCGGTGCTGATGCTGCCCGACGGCATCCGGATCGTGAGTTCGTTTAAAGGGCTCAACGATCAAAAGGCTGCGTCGGACTCCAAGATCACCGATCTACGGATGAGCCTCTGGAAAACGGCTGAAGATGCCAAAGGGGAGCTGAAGCGCTTCCTCAATAAGACCGCTTCCGCGACGGTATTTCCCTCGTATTTCAACTCAGGCCTTTATCTGGCTCCCGGCACCTCCAGCTGGAAGGAAGTCGATAACTCAGGCAAAAAACACCTCCGATTGTGA